The region ACTTACACTCTTAAACactcacattaaaaaaattaaaatatcaaaatattatatacatgtatataatattctgcagaaataaatactaaaGTGGCTTACAAGATAGTGGGTAGAGTACAATCAatgcaaacatttaaaacttCATATATTACTGAGAATAGTATACTTCTATTTATTTGTCCAGATTCTCTCGGTTTGCTGAAAACATAAGCTAAGGAAAGTGAATAATAAGAATATGTGCCCACTTCTGTGACATAACATGCCTGTGCAATCAAGGCTActgcagctttttaaaatatccatTTGACATTTCAGAggcaaaaaaatgtttctttttggtACAAAGCATCTAGAAAAGCATTACAAGTAATACCAgaagaatgaaaaacacaaaataaaagtcaGTTGCGCATCAGTGCTAAGTATATTATTTGGACCAattttcatatatattttataacaaaataaataatgcctTTATACAGTGCCATTATttgtattaaacaaaaaaagaagcttGGCGGCTCATTATGCAAGATACAGCTCATACTAAGAGAAAATAACATGATGTCCCTGGTAACTAATTATACATATTCAAGTATTTGTTTTCAAGCAAAAGCATGTGAATACTACTGATacacaataaaaaatgttagttgacattattgctttttttccctttgacttGAAATTTGtgccttttaaaaattaaaaaaaaatataataataaaaataaaaaaatcataaaaaagagAATAATCTATCTTGGAACAGGAATGTCACGGTACCAGAATTTGACAGTCCAAGAAAACATCTCTAAGCAAAGCAACGTGCTAAAATGATCCcacagtttttatttctttcaggtTGTAAAGAAACAGGACAGTGTTGTTTTCAAAGTCTGTCTGGAAGCATGAATTTCCTCCAGGCAATGCCTTTATcccccagtttcctcccacatcagTGGTCTTCTGGGCAATATTGTGGTACGCTGCAAAAGGCATCTTCTGACTTGTAACGAGCCGCTGAATCGTAGTGTACTGCCACATCTGCACACTGTGACATCCCAGTTTAGCACTGCCAGAACCaagctcttctttttttttcaagtcacaCTTTCCCTAAAACGGAAAGTTTTCTTCAAGTTCTGCATTGTCAAAAAAAACGTGCATTTTCATCTTCCTCTTCTTTGAGTCCATCCCCAAAGCTAGCACCATGACATTGTTTGATAGCTACACGTTTATTGTTCATAAAAAAATAGtgcctttttttcctttaatataaaaaaagatttgacgTAATCCGTGGCGATGTGCAATTGCAGAAGTTTTTTCtgccttttgttttgtgatTAGAAGGTGCTGGATCAGGAATCTAATTTAAACAATATAAACTCCTTACGGTGTGGAAATCCCATTAGTTACAGGTGCAAActagtttaaaaaaactaataagaAGAGATGTTTGTATCTCAGTAAATTTGCATGGAATGAAGTCTTTTATGTTGGCTGTTCTGAAGtttaacccccctccccccccctcccctgaaCAACCATTCTTCTGCACTTCCTCTTTGCACTTGCCAAGCAGTGAACTGCTTTCATCTTCTTTGCCTTTTTCTATTTCAGATCCACCTGAATTGCCTTCAGTTTAATTGTTAACTTGCTTTTCATGTTGcgtgtacgtgtgtgtgtgtgcgcagcGTGTGAAGGGAGGTGGGGTGGACCAAGGCTCAAGAAGGCTGCCACAGGACGTCAAAAACAAAGCTATAATCCCCTAGTCTTTTTATCTCGTTTGTGCAAAGAATCCCAGACTCATTTGTGGCTGACAGATTTCTCTGTGGAAGACTGAACTGCAGGGGGCAGTTTGCTGGGAAGGGTGATCAGAGGCTTGTGAAAGAGGAGCTGCTCCTGGGCCTTGACCTTCTCAGCCTGATGTCTAAATTTCCTTGCCCTCAGAATGGCGGGGATGCCTCTCCGCAGTCTCTGCGCTGCCTTTCTCTGCCACACGTCGTATTTGGAATACTTGACCGTCAGTGGCTTCCTTGGGGCTTCCTGCAATTTGAAACAAATGCAATGAGGACAAGTCAGCTCCCTAGACCTGCTTTTATAGCAAACATAatttactacatactgtacaggtataCCAATAAGCACTTCCTTTGTTACTGAGTGTCCAGATGGGTACTTGAATAACTTTATTGAAATCAAGGTGGGCCCAGCACTGCAATATGTTTTGAAGAAAGTAAATTGTAGTACTTTTTTCTGCAGTCTTAAAATACTACTAACATGTCAGCTAGCCTAGTCTGTTTAAGGCTCTCTCTTTATtgcctgttttctttttgaaaattaGATGTGCTGGCCTCCCAGGACTGTGACCTACTACCTTACAGCATTACTATGCTTATGCCAGTGGCACTGGCTGGTTCTGTTTGCTGCAATGCACTGTAAGACACAAGAGGTGAGCATGTATTGTCCCACCAGTGCCCCAGAATCCAGTCCATTGTGCAGAGATGTACCTgagtgtattttctttaaagatgAACATAATTGAGCTTAGACCCCTGTCACTGCTCAGTCTGATCTTCCAGTCTCTTTCAATCAAGAGAGCAAACGGACTAGTTCAAACCATTACATGCCTGGCAAATAAACTACTAACAGCACCCTCAATGTGAAAAGGTTTTTGGGGGCAAATTTAAGTCTTAAGGTTGCTACAACATTAAGAACCTCATAATAATGCAGGTTTGTATCTTGATAGATTTTATCACGTTTTATGCTGTGGTTTTCTGCACTTCTAACATCCTATTTATGCTTTACTACACTGGACCATAAGTAAAACTTCAGTTCATTGGTAAAGCTTATTCAGAGACctctattttgaaatattatagaTTTTCCATAGTCCAGTGCAATAATGTACAGTGAAGACCAGTTCAAAGCACATGATACCAcagcaaaatatgaaaatatatgaCAATAAATTCACCTTGGTAAACTTTTACAGTGTAGCAGAACTACTAATTTTCTCATAAATAAACAATTTAACTTATTTGAACTTGCTTTAATAGTTTTAAGTGTAACCTTAAGACAAGCTTTTTGTGCCTCCTATGTCCACTTTGCAAAATGTATCTTACTGTGTAATgtgcttttttaatgtaaaccaTTTTGAAATGATTGCTTTTAAATGTGCTATATTGATAAAGCCTGTTATTTTAACTGCTCCTCAGTTGCACTAAAATATCATGCAATTCAAGGCTTAGATGTCTGTCTTGTACCAATTAAATGAACACAGGTTCTAGGATCCTTTGAGTCACCACATATTGATTTCTACTGGTGCTGTATGCTGAAATATGTCATGCACTCCAGACAAAAGAGCTAATACAAGCAATCCAGGCCATTATATTTACTTGATCAGTGTGAGTTTCAATTAAGTATCCAAAATAAAGCTTAAAAACAGTGGGGGGTAGGATTTCATTCAAGGGTCAATGATTTAAAAGTGGAATATATTGTGTATCATGTACAGTCACTTGAACATGTACTGTTTACCTTTTTTGATCTTTTGGTCTTGAGCACAGTACTTTACTAACTTTCCACCTATGTCAGCATTTTATGTCAGGTTCTTGCTTAGTAATGCTTATTATTTTCCAAGATAACAtgcttgtaaaaacaaaatgtcccACTGTCCTCAGCAACACCATCATATGGGTTTTGCATAAACAAATTCTTGAGTGCAGATCAGAGAAAAGATAGAGCTTTGCAAAGTGTCACTTCCCATGGATACAGGTTCGGCACGTACCTTTAGTGCTGGTAATGCAGGTATCCCCTGAAGTGATGTAGAAGAGACGTCTCGTTCTGACTTGGCAGGTTTAGCGCAGTACATTTCCAGAAGGTTCAAATCACAGCTTCGGAAACAACATTCTTCAACTATTCCTTTCTGTGCTCTTCGACTGTTTGATCTGCTTGTTGGCCTGCCTGgggaaagcaaaaaaacaagacaaaaaagaTTAGCACAAGAACAAGTAAACAGTAACTGAtgtttaaggattttttttaccaTCAGTTCAATGCATTATTTAATCAATGTATCTACCAGAATGAAGCCCTGTTTCTATGTTTTAAAGAATAAACACACAATCTATGGGCAACTAAAACACAATAATTATGAATCATCATAAACACTTTTcttaatattatgaaaattctACAGGCAGCCTTCATGTCAACAGATTGCAGTCTGAAGTTTTTATTTGAGCAACAGCCATTTGTTTACTTTGTATACAAGAGTCAGCTGCTGTGTATGAGCAATTTGCCCAGTAAATGGCTAGACGTGTACATTTCATAGGATTATGGAGTTAattatggagtttgcatgcttttGCAAGAAGAGCAGACACTCTGAGGTTAAAGTGCTATCTTATAAGATTATGGGAAtgtaaattaaacagaacaCATATTGCACTGCCCATACCATAACCATATGATTTTCATGTAATAACACATTAACATTACCAAAAATGTGACTGACCCACTGaaagttgtattttctttacagAAAATATGTATAAAACAAAGAACTCTATTGGGAGCAccgatatgttttttttaataccaaCACTGAAAAAAGACTGTTATTACCTGCTTTTTATTCTCTACATTGTTTGCTATATACATTCTGTCTGAGGCCACATCAAAACCCATTTGTTAAAAAAGGACATTGCTACTGATTTATCTGAACAGTGAACCTGTGATGTTCAGTTAAAAGATTAATCAAAGATCAAGagatttcttttcaaaatcatACCCTGTGGGAGGAAGTGTTTAGAATAAGGGAGCTATTTAGATATTAGAAAAACACCATCAAAGCTTTTCAAGCCCTGAAAAAATCCTTTGTTATACAGCAAAAAAGGAAACATTGAGCTCTATTGAGTAGTTTTCTTAATAATGGAAGCTACTCTTTGACCTTGCCACCTCAGCGGAGATAAAGAGACAGAGGGACATGAAAGGGGAAAGTCTTCAAAAATCAGATAGAGCAGCAAGTGGTCAAAGTGACAGTAGCAAATTGAGGACCTTGATACCTGTTTAGTACATGCAGGCACAAAGATGCAAGCTCAAAGATCCGTAGCAGATATTAGTGTGATTCAGAGAGAAGGGGGAATATATGGGTTGAAAGAGAGACAGctactttttttacttttttgcctTTCACTATGTCCACAATTGGATAATATTCTTTTGGATAGTGTGGACATCCAACCCAACAAAGGCTGAGCAAGTCTGCTACTGTCAACGGCAAACAGAGGGCAAATATGCAAAAGGTTCTGATATTGGAAGGGAAGAGTTGGCCATACAGCCTCATGCACATTAATTCTTCAACTACATCAGCGTGTGAAACTGTCCACACCAGCCCTTGGAGATGGATCCAAGGATCCAGATTACCGCAGCCAAGCAAGATAATTCACTATGTAGTTAGGAAAGACAAAACTTGTTCGTCATCTCTTCATTTTGCAGAGTACCCTGCAAACTTCATTTTAGGACGGAAAACAGGCATGCCCACATTAGCCCTCAAAGGACTAAAACGGAGGATTTTAAGGGCTGTAAATCTGTAAGCAAAGTAGATGTACTCGCCTTCCTTAattattaaaagtttttttttttctttcgcagAGCGTAGCCTGGGAACGTTTAAGAAGTGGACAATGGAATGGGGACTTGGGTATTACTTTCACATGCGGAATGTGCGGGTAAACAAACAGCCCATTGTGGTGCGTTCAGCAATGCGCCTTAGTGCATTGTGCGTCCTTTTCATACGCAGTGAAGACAGTGAGAAAATGTGCCCACTCAGCACAATCGCGGGGTCGGGGCCTTTAAGCACAGCTTGTAATTTGCAAGTATGTATTTGCATACCTGCTCGCCAATTGTCGGCTGTACTCCCAAACAACTCACCCCCTCCAAAACAGGCGGGGTATTTTACTGAATTGCTCATTTACTCACGAAACCtactttttgttgcttttcagAACATAAAATAGAGAAGTAGCGCGCTGTCAAAGAGTTTTGCAATAATGGAATGGGATGTGGAAAAGGCTTCTACTGGACAATAACTTCAAAATTACTATCCTGGAACATTTGTTTCGGATAAAGCTTATAATAAAGCTCGGGAATCttaatgaatacatttaaaacacttaCTGAAGTAAAACCCTCTGTCTTCACACACGAATTGTAGCGCATCTACCAGCTCTCCACCGCAGAGCGTTTCAGCGTAACTGAATGGTTTAGCCACATCCATAATGTAAAAAGTCAGGGCGATCGTGAACACCAACATTTGTCTTGATGTGGACATCTTTCGCATCTAAAGAGAACAGAGAATCTTGTTAGATTGTCGAATGACGTACTTAATGAGCAACAAGACGACCCCATATCTCCCAAGTACGAACTATATACTCAAAAGCACGTCAGTTGTGTCAATGTGCAGTTTAATGCTTTATGAATACACCCGCCTAATATCTTTGAGTTagatattttaaaagtgtattataTCCGAAATGTTTGCAAACTAAACATGCAACTCTGCTCTAACGTTATCATTCATAATCTAAATTGCATATGTTAAAAACGAAACGTGCTTTCATTAGACGGTTAACCGTTTACTTATTATTTTCTGAACTGGTTTTGTATTTAAACTGGATAAATGCAATCTAGGGTCTGACTTTTATACCATCTCTTACAAGTTACACCGAGGGATACCACCTGCAACTTCAAATCTCACACTCGTCAAATTAACATCACCTTTCCTACACCAAATAAAGCACAATGTTATCGCCCCCTTGTGTTTAATTTTCAAGCTATTAGATGTTTATCCCATAGTAGCAATCGAGAAACGCTATCAAATCTTTAAATGGAACAAGTTTTAAAGGAgaagtttatatatatattgccgaAATAGTTTGAACAGATTCGTAGCAACTGATTTCTGGAAGTGTCATTGTAATCAAACCCCTTCTTTTTACAACTATATATACATATGTTTTGACGTATTGTGTTTCATTTGTATGCTCTACATCAGTAAACCGTAGGTGGAACACGTCTTCAAAGCAAAtacgggaaaaaaataaaacaatttcatgcaattaaaaagTTCTGCAGTATTACCTtcattcttctgttttcagttccTAAGCAGGTATGGCAGAAAGCCTGGTAGCTGTATTTCTGCTGATCCTCCATTTCTGAAGTTGTTTGATATGTATGTAGTTATTTGGTAGTGAAGTAGGTTATGTTCCCAGTTGCTAATGTAGAGATGTTGTGTGAAGCTGCCCCACAGCTTAGGAGACAGACTAAACTTCTGAGTGTTAACTATTATATACCAAATCCCGCCCCTTAACCGCCCCCCTCACCCCAAACCCTTTTTCCGATTGCGCATGTCAGAGCTATTAAGATGTGTAAATGCTAAGTGACTGCATCGTAGTTCTTAAACTCGAGGTGTTTGCTCTTGGAACAAAATTGATATTGTGCCAGACAATTGTTCCTTTCTGGGGTCCTGACTTCAGTTCTTTTACATCTTAATATTGCGTTATTCCTTGAAATAGAACGTGTTTGTTCAGTGTCACTTATCCGAATCTATCACATATGTATCTgttatcaaaatgtattttcaaatgtataaaccgGTCAGAGAGAGTTACTACAAAGAGTAAACATGCATATGACAAAACTCTTCATAGACATccgttttttctttttaaccgTCTTAAATAAGAAAGGCGGTTTTGTCAAACGTACAGTAATAAGTGTAATATTAATATTGGTGGTCAGATTAAAAGGAGCTTTGAAACTAACAAAACCTTGAAAGCCTACATCTTTCGACTTTGTACTGCTTTCTTATGTGAGTCGTACTAACAGTTTGCTGTAGAAAAACGCAGGAGTGAAATAGTCTTCCGAAGACTTCTGGTCTTCGTGTTTTGGCGCTTACTACTGGAGCAATCGGGTACTCGCTGCTGAATTATTGTAATCTGCTGTTGGTCACCGCGTTTAGCACCTTGTGCATTAACATCTCTGCCGAAGACCGTCCGTTTTCCTCTTTCCTCAAATTCAACTGGCCAGAACATGCCTATGTATCTAAGGCTCAAATGCTTAACTGTTATCTctgtaaaaacacaacagaatgtCAAAGGGGAGATTATGGTAGTCAGGACATAATCAGGACAGTTTATTTAAATGCCAAGTAAATACCGCCTGAAGGCTTTGATGAAATGCGCATAAAAACGCCTTTAAGAAATGCATTGTTTTCTAAGAGCCGCTTTAGGGCATTGTGTTACTCAATCTCTGTTTGGGTTACGGTCTCTTGTGTCAGGAATTCTTTAACCTGTGAAAATGCATGGCGGATTTGAGTCGTTCATTTGTACTTGCAGATCTAAATTGACCCAGTGTGGATTTCCAAACTAATTCAGTTATGCTTCTTACAATCATGTTaaattcatattaaaaaatCACTTGTGTGTTTTAAATGTGCGTGGATTTACATTGTGCTTCAGTAACTTGTATCAAGTGTTGTGCTTTAGTAACTTGAATAAAGTGTTGCCCAGAGCATCAATAAAGACCCGACAGAAGAGCAATCCATATACGGTTTTGGATCTATTCCACATACTTTAATCGCGTGTAAACTCAAATTTCCTTATGCATTCTATTCTGCATTTTAGATACAAAGTCCTCAGAGTACAAGCAAAATAACGCTGGTTGAGATTGTGAGGGTACTGTTAATTCCGCGGTAGCAATTTAATCAACCCCACGGCAGACGAAACCATTGTTTGTAAAGGAAATCAAAGCTCACTGCATGATACTCTCTTTACTACGGTAGTCCTTTAGTATTTTATCATAAACCACGCACACTGTTAGTAATGAAGGGATTTTTGCAAAGCCAAAAAAGTATACCGTAGCATTCCAGGCCTCAATACAGCAAGGCTccaaatttcacaaaatgacCCGTTTTACTCTGAAAGGTTGCACTACACCCGGGCAGTGTTTGGTAGGTGTCATAGCCTGCTCGTTATGTAAACTTTTTAATTGTCAGGATTTCTTCAATCTTTCCAGAACTTAACTGTGGTTCCACGTGAAATGCTGAACTGGCAGCTGTTTTCCCAGTGTTGACCACTCTCCTGCCAGCACCGAGGAGCTGGGCGCTCGCTTTCACTCAATGAATTATTACTACAAGTGTTCGCTGGTGACTTGAATCTGTGCTGTTGACCGGCTGTAGCGGTGGACTCTGACCTCATCGCtgacatttcttattttatatactgtacctgcggTGCTGGATTAATACATTTCCCCCAGCACACAAAATGCATCATGGCAccttttaattatatatatttgtcTCATCTAGATTACGTTTCTCGCTTTCAGTAGGTATTATCATTAaccagtgttgtctacagctaATGAATCACTCTGAAACAACGAAAACAAGGTTGTGCGAcggttttctttaaagaaaattaatctGAGGAAGGAAAGGATTGAAAAGTATTGAATACCCTTTTACAATATCTAATACTTTTTGTGTTGCAGGAAAGAACATAACTTTAACATTAGATATGcattcaaaaataagaaaatcatAAATGACACTGAAACATCTAATTTAGctattacaaatatttaaaaaaatattttttactttgtggGCTTCACATATACAGACTTTTCTGTAGTGATTCAG is a window of Lepisosteus oculatus isolate fLepOcu1 chromosome 21, fLepOcu1.hap2, whole genome shotgun sequence DNA encoding:
- the igf2b gene encoding insulin-like growth factor II, which translates into the protein MEDQQKYSYQAFCHTCLGTENRRMKMRKMSTSRQMLVFTIALTFYIMDVAKPFSYAETLCGGELVDALQFVCEDRGFYFSRPTSRSNSRRAQKGIVEECCFRSCDLNLLEMYCAKPAKSERDVSSTSLQGIPALPALKEAPRKPLTVKYSKYDVWQRKAAQRLRRGIPAILRARKFRHQAEKVKAQEQLLFHKPLITLPSKLPPAVQSSTEKSVSHK